A single region of the Nicotiana sylvestris chromosome 6, ASM39365v2, whole genome shotgun sequence genome encodes:
- the RAN gene encoding RAN, member RAS oncogene family, which yields MALPNQQTVDYPSFKLVIVGDGGTGKTTFVKRHLTGEFEKKYEPTIGVEVHPLDFFTNCGKIRFYCWDTAGQEKFGGLRDGYYIHGQCAIIMFDVTARLTYKNVPTWHRDLCRVCENIPIVLCGNKVDVKNRQVKAKQVTFHRKKNLQYYEISAKSNYNFEKPFLYLARKLAGDANLHFVESPALAPPEVQIDLAAQQLHEQELLQAAAQPLPDDDDEAFE from the exons GCTCTACCAAACCAACAAACTGTAGATTATCCAAGCTTCAAGCTTGTAATCGTGGGTGATGGAGGAACTG GGAAAACAACTTTTGTCAAGAGGCATCTTACTGGTGAATTCGAGAAGAAATATGAAC CCACTATTGGTGTGGAGGTTCATCCATTAGACTTCTTCACAAATTGTGGGAAAATTCGCTTTTATTGCTGGGATACTGCTGGACAAGAGAAGTTTGGAGGTCTACGGGATGGTTACTA CATTCATGGGCAATGCGCAATTATCATGTTTGATGTTACAGCCCGTCTGACCTACAAGAATGTTCCTACGTGGCATCGAGATCTCTGCAG GGTTTGTGAAAACATCCCTATTGTTCTTTGTGGAAACAAAGTTGATGTCAAGAACAGGCAGGTTAAGGCAAAGCAAGTTACCTTCCACAGGAAGAAAAATTTGCAATACTATGAGATCTCAGCAAAGAGTAACTACAACTTCGAGAAGCCTTTTCTGTACCTTGCCAGAAAGCTTGCTGG GGATGCTAATCTTCACTTTGTGGAATCACCTGCACTTGCTCCCCCAGAAGTACAAATTGACTTGGCTGCACAGCAACT GCATGAACAAGAGCTTTTGCAAGCCGCTGCTCAGCCACTTCCCGATGACGATGATGAAGCTTTTGAATAG